One Synechococcus sp. PROS-9-1 DNA window includes the following coding sequences:
- the dnaN gene encoding DNA polymerase III subunit beta: MKLVCSQAELNAALQLVSRAVASRPTHPVLANVLLTADAGTDRLSLTGFDLNLGIQTSLPASVDSSGAVTLPARLLGEIVSKLSSDSPVSLSSDTGADQVELTSSSGSYQMRGMPADDFPELPLVENGTALRVDPSSLLKALRATLFASSADEAKQLLTGVHLRFNQKRLEAASTDGHRLAMLTVEDALQTEITADESEPDELAVTLPARSLREVERLMASWKGNDPVSLFCERGQVVVLAADQMVTSRTLEGTYPNYRQLIPDGFSRTIDLDRRAFISALERIAVLADQHNNVVRIATEPATGLVQISADAQDVGSGSESLPAEINGDAVQIAFNVRYVLDGLKAMDCDRVRLSCNAPTTPAILTPSNDDPGLTYLVMPVQIRS; this comes from the coding sequence ATGAAATTGGTCTGTTCCCAGGCAGAACTCAACGCAGCTCTGCAGTTGGTCAGTCGCGCTGTCGCCTCGCGACCAACCCATCCAGTGTTGGCCAATGTTTTGCTCACAGCCGATGCCGGCACGGATCGGCTCAGCCTCACCGGATTTGATCTGAATTTGGGAATTCAGACGTCACTCCCTGCGTCTGTCGACAGCAGTGGTGCAGTGACTTTGCCCGCCCGTTTGCTTGGCGAAATCGTCTCCAAGTTGTCCAGTGATTCGCCGGTGTCATTGTCCAGTGATACGGGCGCTGACCAGGTCGAGCTCACTAGCTCCAGCGGCAGCTATCAAATGCGCGGAATGCCTGCTGATGATTTTCCCGAGCTCCCGCTCGTGGAAAACGGAACAGCCTTGCGCGTGGATCCCTCATCTCTTCTGAAAGCCCTACGTGCAACCTTGTTTGCGAGTAGTGCTGATGAGGCGAAACAGCTCCTCACAGGAGTCCATCTCCGCTTCAATCAGAAACGTTTGGAGGCCGCATCCACCGATGGGCATCGCTTGGCGATGTTGACGGTTGAGGACGCCTTGCAGACCGAAATCACTGCTGACGAGTCTGAGCCGGACGAACTAGCCGTCACGCTTCCAGCACGCTCTCTGCGTGAGGTGGAGCGATTAATGGCGAGCTGGAAAGGAAATGATCCAGTCAGTCTGTTTTGTGAGCGCGGTCAGGTCGTAGTGCTCGCCGCTGATCAAATGGTGACAAGCCGAACCCTGGAAGGGACCTATCCCAATTACCGTCAGCTGATTCCCGATGGTTTTAGCCGCACGATTGATCTCGATCGGAGGGCTTTTATTTCCGCGTTGGAGCGCATCGCCGTCTTGGCTGACCAACACAACAATGTGGTCCGGATCGCTACTGAGCCAGCCACGGGGTTGGTTCAGATCAGTGCTGATGCCCAAGACGTCGGTAGTGGCTCTGAGTCTTTACCGGCCGAGATCAACGGCGATGCCGTGCAAATTGCCTTCAACGTGCGATACGTGCTGGATGGCCTCAAAGCGATGGATTGTGATCGCGTCAGGTTGTCTTGCAACGCCCCAACGACGCCGGCAATCCTCACACCCTCTAATGATGATCCAGGCCTCACCTACCTGGTGATGCCTGTTCAGATCCGTTCTTGA
- a CDS encoding RNA methyltransferase: MTVPDQLLLSDLLHHRVRCDQGLDHGPGIMAWMHPPVHRLLGWVSRPSALRTSRDVWRLDQCRGFDDQQVFVKGAPAEADQITLDRLPTLMDADLLNADGERVGIIADLAFLPASGQISHYLVARSDPRLPGSSRWRLLPDRIVDQQPGLVSTAIHELDDLPLARASVRQDFLQRSRQWREQLQQFGDRAGERLEGWLEEPPWDEHPGASDVASSYPTAVSPALDPLENWDDADWPDDPRVERGRSDRKDPSDRNDWHDHEEDPWV; this comes from the coding sequence TTGACTGTTCCGGACCAGCTCCTCTTGAGCGATCTGTTGCACCACCGGGTGCGCTGTGATCAGGGCCTTGATCATGGGCCAGGGATCATGGCGTGGATGCACCCACCTGTGCATCGTCTGCTCGGCTGGGTGAGTCGCCCGTCTGCGTTGCGTACAAGCCGAGATGTTTGGCGTCTTGATCAATGTCGTGGATTCGACGATCAACAGGTCTTTGTGAAGGGAGCTCCAGCAGAAGCCGATCAGATCACCTTGGATCGGTTGCCAACCCTTATGGATGCCGATCTTCTCAACGCTGATGGAGAGAGGGTCGGCATCATTGCCGATTTGGCTTTCTTGCCAGCAAGCGGGCAGATCAGTCATTACCTCGTGGCACGGAGTGATCCTCGCCTGCCTGGAAGCAGTCGTTGGCGCTTGTTGCCAGATCGAATCGTGGACCAACAGCCCGGCTTGGTGTCAACGGCTATCCATGAACTCGATGATTTACCTCTAGCTAGGGCCAGTGTTCGTCAGGATTTTCTTCAGCGCTCAAGGCAGTGGAGGGAACAGCTTCAGCAGTTTGGAGATCGCGCTGGTGAGCGCCTGGAGGGATGGTTAGAAGAACCGCCTTGGGACGAGCATCCTGGGGCCTCTGACGTTGCGTCTTCCTATCCCACAGCAGTATCTCCTGCTCTGGACCCACTAGAGAACTGGGACGATGCCGATTGGCCCGATGATCCCCGGGTTGAGCGTGGCCGTTCCGATCGAAAGGATCCGTCGGATCGAAATGATTGGCACGATCACGAGGAAGATCCTTGGGTCTGA
- the purL gene encoding phosphoribosylformylglycinamidine synthase subunit PurL produces the protein MTQSSQAVAAFDLGAALRQEGLSETDYSEIQRRLGRDPNRAELGMFGVMWSEHCCYRNSRPLLSGFPTEGPRILVGPGENAGVVDLGEGHRLAFKVESHNHPSAVEPFQGAATGVGGILRDIFTMGARPIALLNALRFGPLDEPATRGLVEGVVAGIAHYGNCVGVPTVGGEVAFDPSYQGNPLVNAMALGLMETDDIVRSGAAGVGNPVVYVGSTTGRDGMGGASFASAELSADSLDDRPAVQVGDPFLEKGLIEACLEAFQSGDVVAAQDMGAAGLTCSCSEMAAKGDVGVELDLDLVPAREHGMTAYEFLLSESQERMLFVVRSGREEQLMQRFRRWGLQAAVVGRVLEERVVRVLQHGAVAAEVPARALAEDTPINQHELLSEPPDDIQTHWTWREADLPSPASDRDWNADLLRLLDDPTIASKRWIYRQYDQQVLANTVIRAGGADAAVVRLRPQQGEASLKTSQRGVAATLDCPNRWVALDPERGAIAAVAEAARNLSCVGAQPIAVTDNLNFPSPETPKGYWQLAMACRGLSHACRALGTPVTGGNVSLYNETRADDGTLQPIHPTPVIGMVGLVEDLDRSGGLAWRQPGDLVVLLGVSTDEEGNEGLGLAGSSYQGVVHGLLTGRPPSVDLELEGQVQALVRQAFSQGVLASAHDSSDGGLAVALAESALASGLGVDLNLPHGSARLDRVLFAEGGARIVVSVRAEQRHAWQALVASQEHQSVPVTEIGTVADHGCFRLAVGKYPVIDLSVETLREQYEQAVPRRLGAV, from the coding sequence GTGACCCAGTCCTCTCAAGCGGTTGCGGCATTTGATCTTGGGGCAGCTCTGCGCCAGGAAGGGCTCTCCGAAACGGATTACAGCGAAATACAGCGTCGTCTGGGACGGGATCCCAACCGCGCTGAGTTGGGCATGTTTGGTGTGATGTGGTCGGAGCATTGCTGTTACCGCAATTCCAGACCCCTGTTGAGTGGTTTCCCAACGGAAGGCCCACGCATTCTTGTGGGTCCTGGAGAGAACGCCGGCGTGGTGGATCTGGGTGAAGGTCACCGTTTGGCGTTCAAAGTTGAAAGCCATAACCACCCTTCAGCTGTTGAGCCTTTTCAAGGCGCTGCCACCGGGGTTGGTGGCATCCTGCGTGACATTTTCACGATGGGTGCCAGGCCGATTGCGTTGCTGAATGCCTTGCGTTTTGGACCACTCGACGAACCAGCCACCCGTGGATTAGTGGAAGGGGTTGTGGCTGGCATTGCCCATTACGGCAATTGCGTTGGCGTGCCCACCGTGGGCGGAGAGGTGGCCTTCGATCCGTCTTATCAGGGCAACCCTTTGGTGAACGCCATGGCCTTGGGCCTAATGGAAACGGATGACATCGTCCGCTCCGGAGCCGCTGGTGTGGGCAATCCTGTGGTGTATGTGGGGAGCACCACGGGCAGGGATGGCATGGGAGGCGCCAGTTTTGCGAGCGCTGAGCTCAGTGCGGATTCACTGGATGATCGCCCTGCGGTGCAGGTTGGAGATCCCTTTCTTGAGAAGGGCTTGATTGAGGCTTGCCTGGAAGCTTTTCAGAGCGGGGATGTGGTTGCCGCGCAGGATATGGGTGCTGCAGGTCTCACCTGTAGTTGTTCGGAGATGGCTGCCAAGGGAGATGTGGGGGTTGAGTTGGACCTAGATCTGGTGCCCGCAAGAGAACACGGCATGACCGCCTACGAATTCCTGCTTTCGGAATCTCAAGAGCGCATGTTGTTTGTTGTGCGTTCGGGTCGGGAGGAGCAACTGATGCAGCGTTTCCGGCGTTGGGGACTTCAGGCGGCGGTCGTCGGTCGGGTTTTGGAGGAGCGAGTGGTGAGGGTGTTGCAACACGGTGCGGTAGCGGCAGAAGTACCGGCCCGTGCCTTGGCAGAAGACACCCCGATCAATCAGCACGAGCTTCTCTCTGAGCCACCAGACGACATCCAGACGCACTGGACCTGGCGTGAAGCAGATCTTCCTAGTCCCGCCAGCGATCGCGATTGGAATGCGGATCTGTTGCGTTTGCTTGATGACCCCACGATTGCCAGCAAGCGCTGGATCTATCGCCAATACGATCAGCAGGTCTTGGCCAATACGGTGATTCGAGCCGGTGGCGCTGATGCTGCGGTGGTTCGTCTTCGTCCTCAACAGGGTGAAGCGTCGCTGAAAACGTCTCAGCGCGGCGTTGCGGCCACCTTGGATTGTCCCAATCGCTGGGTGGCGCTTGACCCAGAGCGGGGAGCGATCGCAGCGGTGGCTGAGGCAGCCCGCAATCTCAGCTGTGTTGGAGCCCAGCCGATCGCTGTGACCGACAACCTGAACTTCCCATCTCCAGAAACCCCTAAGGGGTATTGGCAATTGGCGATGGCATGCCGAGGCCTATCCCATGCCTGTCGTGCCTTGGGCACCCCTGTGACCGGTGGCAACGTTTCTCTCTACAACGAAACCAGGGCAGATGATGGCACTCTTCAGCCCATTCATCCCACGCCTGTCATTGGCATGGTGGGACTGGTGGAAGATCTCGATCGCTCCGGAGGTTTGGCTTGGCGTCAACCTGGTGATCTTGTTGTGTTGCTTGGTGTCTCCACAGATGAGGAGGGAAATGAAGGCCTTGGTTTGGCGGGCAGCAGCTATCAGGGCGTTGTTCATGGGTTGCTGACTGGCAGGCCCCCGAGCGTGGATCTGGAGTTGGAAGGTCAAGTTCAAGCCTTGGTCCGTCAGGCGTTTTCCCAGGGCGTATTGGCGTCAGCCCATGACAGCAGTGATGGTGGTTTGGCCGTAGCGCTTGCGGAAAGTGCCCTGGCCTCTGGCCTTGGTGTAGATCTCAACCTGCCGCATGGGTCTGCTCGCTTGGATCGTGTTTTGTTTGCCGAGGGTGGTGCACGCATCGTTGTTTCGGTTCGTGCAGAACAGCGCCATGCTTGGCAAGCCTTAGTGGCCTCGCAAGAGCATCAAAGTGTTCCTGTGACCGAGATCGGAACTGTTGCCGACCATGGTTGTTTCCGGTTAGCGGTTGGGAAATATCCAGTGATTGATCTTTCCGTTGAGACGCTTCGAGAGCAATACGAACAAGCAGTTCCCCGTCGCCTTGGAGCGGTTTGA
- the purF gene encoding amidophosphoribosyltransferase, translated as MQNLETHPKSRRPVHQLAIERPDRMEEACGVFAVQALEQPVANLVYFGLYALQHRGQESAGIAVFNEGKVKLHKDMGLVSQVFDQEVLERMPGGLAVGHNRYSTTGSSKVCNAQPVVLMTRLGPFALAHNGNLVNAAELRAQVDDGEVEFTSTTDSELIAYAVQQAVDGGLDWTEGIKAAASQCQGAFSLVIGTSDALYGLRDGYGIRPLVYGYLGDHDLGHWVLSSETCGLDIIGSPFVADVEPGELVVFRCGDPTPERHRWIEPTTRMCVFEMIYFARPDSRFFGESLYSYRQRIGQILARESAVEADLVIGVPDSGIPAAIGYSQSSGIPYADGLIKNRYVGRTFIQPTQAMREAGIRVKLNPLPDVLNGKRVLVIDDSIVRGTTSKKLVQALRDAGAIEVHMRISSPPVTHPCFYGIDTDTQDQLIAARLTLKEIEEHLKVDSLAYLSKEGMVEAAHAQSEHFCTACFDGNYPVPMDASIKASKLMLEPAGVAATHL; from the coding sequence ATGCAGAATCTGGAGACCCATCCGAAGTCGAGGCGACCGGTGCATCAGCTCGCGATAGAGCGTCCCGATCGCATGGAAGAAGCCTGCGGTGTTTTCGCTGTTCAGGCCTTAGAGCAGCCGGTGGCGAACCTGGTTTATTTCGGTCTTTACGCCCTGCAGCATCGGGGTCAGGAATCCGCTGGCATTGCTGTTTTCAATGAGGGAAAGGTCAAGCTCCATAAGGACATGGGCTTGGTCAGCCAGGTGTTTGATCAGGAGGTGCTCGAGCGCATGCCTGGTGGTTTAGCCGTTGGCCATAACCGTTATTCCACCACCGGGAGTAGCAAGGTTTGCAATGCCCAACCCGTGGTCCTGATGACCCGTCTCGGCCCTTTTGCGCTGGCACATAACGGCAATCTTGTGAATGCAGCAGAGCTGCGAGCTCAGGTGGATGACGGTGAAGTGGAGTTCACGTCCACCACGGATTCGGAGTTGATCGCTTACGCGGTTCAACAAGCTGTGGATGGGGGCTTGGATTGGACAGAAGGGATTAAGGCGGCCGCATCCCAGTGCCAAGGGGCTTTCAGCTTGGTGATTGGAACGTCAGATGCCCTGTATGGCTTGCGTGATGGTTATGGGATTCGACCGCTGGTGTATGGCTACCTCGGTGATCACGACCTTGGGCACTGGGTTCTCAGTAGTGAAACCTGTGGTCTCGACATCATTGGTTCTCCGTTCGTTGCCGATGTTGAACCTGGCGAATTAGTGGTGTTTCGTTGTGGGGATCCCACACCAGAACGTCATCGCTGGATTGAACCCACCACTCGGATGTGCGTGTTTGAAATGATCTATTTCGCTCGTCCGGATAGTCGTTTCTTCGGTGAATCGCTCTACAGCTATCGACAGCGCATCGGCCAGATCCTGGCCCGTGAATCGGCTGTTGAGGCGGACCTCGTGATTGGTGTCCCTGATTCCGGAATTCCAGCTGCGATCGGTTATTCCCAGAGCAGTGGCATTCCCTATGCCGATGGATTGATTAAAAACCGCTACGTCGGCCGAACCTTCATCCAGCCGACCCAGGCGATGCGTGAGGCCGGGATTCGCGTGAAGCTCAATCCACTTCCAGATGTTTTAAACGGCAAACGTGTTCTGGTGATTGATGACTCGATTGTTCGTGGAACGACCAGTAAAAAATTGGTTCAGGCTCTTCGTGATGCAGGTGCCATTGAGGTGCACATGCGCATTAGTTCCCCCCCGGTGACCCATCCCTGTTTTTACGGCATCGATACCGATACGCAGGATCAGTTGATCGCTGCTCGACTCACGCTTAAAGAGATTGAGGAGCATCTCAAGGTGGATTCACTGGCTTATCTCAGCAAGGAGGGAATGGTGGAAGCTGCGCATGCTCAGTCGGAACATTTCTGTACGGCTTGCTTCGATGGGAACTACCCGGTTCCGATGGATGCCTCGATCAAAGCGAGCAAATTAATGCTTGAACCAGCAGGGGTGGCAGCAACGCATCTCTGA
- a CDS encoding DNA topoisomerase (ATP-hydrolyzing) subunit A, protein MAEERVQSIALHHEMQRSYLEYAMSVIVGRALPDVRDGLKPVQRRILFAMHELGLTPDRPYRKCARVVGDVLGKYHPHGDQAVYDALVRLVQTFSSRHPLLDGHGNFGSVDDDPPAAMRYTETRLARISHEGLLDEIGDDTVDFASNFDGSQQEPTVLPAQLPFLLLNGCSGIAVGMATSIPPHNLGEVVDGLIALVQNPDLSEEEVLKLIPGPDFPTGGEVLLGSGVRETYLRGRGSIPMRGVAHVEEVHPGKGKHRRNAVIVTELPYQLSKAGWIEKLAEYVNDGKIGGIADIRDESDREGMRVVVELRRDADPETVLTDLQRRTSLQSNFGAILLALVDGRPQQLTLRQLLQTFLDYRELTIIRRTNHALRKTEDRLEVVEGLTTALASLQQVIAMIQEARDAAKARASLMVHFDLSERQADAVLAMPLRRLTGLEQESLRKEADDLRKERQRLTLLLENRDQLLDALIQELRQLKKRFATPRRTRLVEGGDHLLAERAASQRPNAELQRRQALDALPSDSRLLIQDDGQVKIVSPQLLGRLHLNDPVPMGDEPSPALISLPIQPPPRLLAVTVNGRVALVRWEFAGQQQGTLERFLPTALEGDEVVSLLPLPNPEDRNANETKSLGLLTSDGRFKRLPLKDIQELSGRAATVLKLKEGVSLKAALICQDGADVAVISDIGRILRLQVRETNLPLMGKLAQGPITMRLLPGEQLVTAIAGHAERPTTILLASQTGHLHWFELTTIRLCKRGDLGEIGWELNSESTSGTDRIAAACLADSLIGVVTSNGRHGRLKVHEENQLMLKDNESILRLVPLIS, encoded by the coding sequence ATGGCCGAGGAGCGCGTTCAATCGATCGCCCTGCATCACGAGATGCAGCGCTCATATCTCGAATACGCGATGAGCGTGATCGTGGGCCGAGCGCTTCCTGATGTGCGTGATGGACTGAAGCCTGTCCAACGCAGAATTCTGTTTGCGATGCATGAACTGGGGCTCACCCCAGATCGCCCCTATCGGAAATGTGCCCGCGTCGTCGGCGACGTGCTTGGTAAATACCACCCCCATGGTGATCAAGCGGTTTATGACGCCCTAGTGCGGCTGGTCCAAACCTTTTCTAGCCGTCACCCTTTACTCGATGGTCACGGCAACTTTGGCTCGGTGGATGACGATCCTCCTGCGGCCATGCGTTACACCGAGACGCGGCTAGCGCGAATCTCCCACGAAGGGTTGCTCGATGAAATTGGCGACGACACCGTCGATTTCGCTTCCAACTTTGATGGGTCCCAACAGGAACCTACGGTTCTTCCCGCCCAGCTTCCCTTTTTACTGCTGAATGGCTGCTCGGGCATCGCTGTTGGCATGGCCACCAGCATCCCTCCCCACAACCTCGGCGAGGTGGTGGACGGTTTAATTGCTCTCGTTCAAAACCCCGATCTAAGCGAAGAAGAAGTCCTAAAGCTGATCCCTGGGCCCGATTTCCCTACGGGTGGAGAAGTGCTTCTTGGAAGCGGCGTGCGCGAAACATATTTAAGAGGCCGAGGCAGCATTCCCATGCGAGGCGTGGCCCATGTTGAGGAGGTGCATCCCGGCAAAGGAAAGCATCGGCGGAACGCTGTGATCGTGACCGAGCTCCCTTACCAGCTGAGCAAGGCCGGCTGGATTGAAAAACTGGCTGAGTACGTCAACGACGGAAAGATTGGTGGCATTGCCGATATCCGTGATGAAAGCGACCGCGAAGGAATGCGCGTGGTGGTGGAACTCCGCCGTGATGCCGATCCAGAAACAGTGCTCACTGACTTGCAACGGCGCACGTCACTGCAAAGCAACTTCGGCGCGATCCTGCTGGCCCTGGTCGATGGCAGACCGCAGCAACTAACGCTGCGGCAGCTGCTCCAAACCTTCCTGGATTACAGAGAGCTCACGATCATTCGGCGTACTAACCATGCCCTGCGCAAAACGGAAGATCGGCTTGAAGTGGTGGAGGGCCTAACCACAGCCCTCGCATCGCTGCAACAGGTGATTGCGATGATCCAGGAAGCAAGAGATGCGGCCAAGGCACGAGCCAGCTTGATGGTGCATTTCGATCTGAGCGAACGGCAGGCTGATGCTGTGCTGGCCATGCCATTGCGCAGGCTCACAGGCTTGGAACAGGAAAGCCTGCGTAAGGAGGCAGACGATCTTCGCAAAGAGAGACAACGACTCACCCTGCTGCTGGAAAACCGCGATCAATTGCTTGATGCCCTGATCCAGGAACTGCGCCAACTGAAAAAACGCTTTGCAACGCCAAGACGCACCCGGCTGGTAGAGGGCGGTGACCACCTGCTTGCCGAGCGGGCCGCCAGTCAAAGACCCAATGCCGAATTACAGAGGCGCCAGGCCCTGGATGCCCTCCCTAGCGATTCAAGACTGCTGATTCAAGACGATGGTCAGGTGAAAATCGTCAGTCCTCAGCTGCTGGGACGACTGCATCTCAACGATCCTGTTCCGATGGGAGATGAACCATCTCCGGCCCTGATCAGCCTGCCAATCCAGCCGCCGCCGCGACTGTTGGCTGTGACCGTAAATGGTCGTGTCGCGCTTGTGCGCTGGGAATTTGCAGGGCAACAACAAGGAACCTTGGAGCGATTCCTACCCACAGCCCTTGAAGGCGATGAGGTGGTGTCCCTCTTGCCTTTGCCCAATCCAGAGGATCGCAACGCCAATGAAACCAAATCCCTGGGCCTGTTGACCAGTGATGGCCGGTTCAAACGGCTCCCTCTCAAGGACATCCAGGAATTGTCGGGGCGAGCTGCCACCGTTTTAAAACTGAAGGAAGGCGTGAGCCTGAAAGCGGCCTTGATCTGTCAAGACGGGGCTGATGTAGCCGTCATCAGCGACATCGGCAGGATTCTTCGTCTGCAAGTAAGGGAGACCAATCTGCCGTTGATGGGCAAGTTGGCCCAAGGACCGATCACCATGCGTTTGCTCCCTGGCGAACAGCTGGTCACCGCAATCGCCGGGCACGCTGAACGACCTACAACCATCCTGCTGGCGAGCCAAACAGGACATCTGCACTGGTTTGAACTCACGACCATCCGGCTCTGCAAACGGGGCGATCTCGGTGAAATCGGCTGGGAACTGAATTCAGAATCGACCAGTGGAACGGATCGAATTGCAGCAGCTTGCCTCGCCGATTCCCTGATTGGTGTGGTGACGTCAAACGGTCGCCACGGACGACTGAAAGTGCACGAGGAGAATCAGCTCATGCTCAAAGACAACGAATCAATCCTGCGGTTGGTGCCCCTAATCAGCTGA
- a CDS encoding tetratricopeptide repeat protein produces MGFHRRSSQSFNQALVLAALMSAIGLCSAEPAKAFIPYVFTPSTQELEGAGIGIGRTAAQLISLGQPKEAARLAALAVRLQPNDERLWSVLAEAQLRSEQIDEAAESLARAKSLNPNNAGLWFAEASLALRANRPDDAIPLLDRGLSLDPKNATAYFDLGNARVMQSDQKRALKAFERATAIKPSFWEALNNQSLVLFEMGNTKEAIRRWRSVLAINANPEPMLALAAALNNVNPGDQESLKLAQQALAESPNYVLPGHQKKQLWGVKLRLATAELFNNPSLQNAVERAEANADPKSAS; encoded by the coding sequence ATGGGCTTCCATCGGCGTTCAAGCCAATCCTTCAATCAAGCTTTGGTGTTAGCCGCACTGATGAGCGCGATTGGTCTGTGCAGCGCTGAACCCGCCAAAGCCTTCATCCCCTATGTGTTCACGCCCAGCACACAAGAATTAGAAGGTGCGGGGATCGGCATCGGTCGCACGGCAGCGCAATTAATAAGTCTTGGACAACCCAAAGAAGCCGCCCGCTTAGCCGCTCTAGCTGTGCGTCTACAACCCAACGATGAGAGGCTCTGGTCTGTACTGGCTGAAGCGCAACTACGGAGCGAACAAATCGATGAGGCAGCTGAATCCCTAGCCCGCGCAAAATCACTCAACCCAAATAATGCAGGACTTTGGTTCGCAGAAGCATCCTTAGCACTGCGTGCCAACCGTCCGGATGACGCCATCCCACTGTTGGATCGCGGTCTCAGTCTGGATCCCAAAAACGCAACCGCCTACTTCGATCTTGGCAACGCCAGGGTGATGCAATCCGATCAAAAACGAGCCCTCAAGGCTTTTGAGCGCGCAACAGCGATTAAGCCCAGTTTTTGGGAAGCCTTAAACAACCAAAGCCTGGTGTTGTTTGAAATGGGAAACACCAAGGAAGCCATTCGACGCTGGCGTTCCGTCTTAGCGATCAATGCCAACCCAGAGCCGATGCTGGCCTTAGCTGCGGCGTTGAACAACGTGAATCCTGGAGATCAGGAATCATTGAAGCTCGCTCAACAAGCCCTTGCCGAATCTCCGAATTACGTTCTGCCTGGCCACCAAAAAAAACAATTATGGGGAGTGAAATTACGGCTAGCTACAGCTGAACTTTTCAACAATCCCAGCCTTCAAAACGCCGTGGAACGTGCCGAGGCGAATGCAGATCCAAAAAGCGCTAGTTAA
- the queG gene encoding tRNA epoxyqueuosine(34) reductase QueG, translating into MTSSAGQPQLSAALKERARLEGFDPVGIACLPGSSRLQMRTAALQRWLDAGFQAEMGWMAAPRRLDARTLLDGARSLLAVGLNYYVSESRQPNSLAIARYAWGRDYHRVVNQRLRRVGRWLETQRPESRWRVCVDAEPLLDKAWAEEAGLGWIGKHSNVIHRQRGSWMVIGHLISTEDLVADQPAQPRCGSCRACMDACPTDAIREPFVVDSRRCIAYHTIENRDEQLPERIKAGMGPWVAGCDICQDVCPFNHTELPSSQDPEVQPRPWVLDLSAAQVEQWSPATWDQKLRGSALRRIKPWMWRRNAASAKSVDPPTVSSSETC; encoded by the coding sequence GTGACGTCCTCCGCTGGACAACCCCAACTCAGTGCGGCTCTCAAGGAACGTGCCCGCCTGGAAGGATTCGATCCTGTTGGGATCGCATGTTTACCGGGAAGTTCAAGACTGCAGATGCGGACAGCAGCTTTACAGCGGTGGCTTGACGCTGGTTTTCAAGCCGAAATGGGCTGGATGGCAGCTCCGCGAAGACTTGACGCGAGAACACTTCTCGATGGAGCTCGAAGCTTGCTTGCCGTTGGGCTGAATTACTACGTCTCCGAATCGCGCCAACCCAACAGCCTTGCCATCGCTCGCTACGCATGGGGGCGTGACTACCACCGCGTCGTCAACCAAAGGCTGCGCCGCGTTGGCCGCTGGCTTGAAACACAAAGGCCCGAATCGCGCTGGCGGGTTTGCGTGGATGCCGAACCCCTACTGGATAAGGCATGGGCGGAAGAGGCCGGTCTGGGATGGATTGGCAAACACAGCAACGTGATTCATCGGCAGCGAGGGTCGTGGATGGTGATCGGCCACCTGATCAGCACAGAAGATTTAGTGGCGGATCAGCCAGCTCAACCTCGTTGCGGCAGCTGCAGAGCGTGCATGGACGCCTGCCCTACAGACGCCATACGGGAGCCGTTCGTCGTTGATTCACGGCGATGCATCGCCTATCACACGATTGAAAACCGAGATGAGCAGCTCCCAGAACGGATTAAGGCTGGGATGGGTCCATGGGTCGCTGGCTGTGATATCTGCCAGGACGTCTGTCCGTTTAATCACACGGAGCTCCCATCGAGTCAAGATCCCGAGGTCCAGCCCCGTCCCTGGGTTTTGGATCTAAGCGCTGCGCAGGTTGAACAGTGGAGTCCAGCAACCTGGGATCAAAAGTTGCGCGGATCCGCACTCAGACGCATCAAACCTTGGATGTGGAGACGCAATGCCGCCTCAGCAAAGTCAGTAGATCCACCTACTGTGTCTTCATCTGAGACCTGTTGA
- a CDS encoding HpsJ family protein, producing the protein MSASPSGSQSLRLSFVLRWLGITLVVLLALQMAVLLSAADWADGIFKQLLIERLVNQAPMGLIGLLLMLLGSRLDQPETARPPIRWLVCVISALLAILMIVVVPVSISGNQNLSGESDQTLEQQKGQLEMARQQSANPENVKMLGNQLSQAGQLPADASEDDKVKAAQAFIEKQLAQMEQQIKQGERQRNLAVNQRRFGGTLSAVILAVAFVLLALAAVI; encoded by the coding sequence GTGTCCGCATCCCCATCGGGTTCTCAATCCTTACGACTGTCGTTTGTTCTGAGGTGGTTGGGCATCACCCTGGTTGTGCTGCTGGCATTGCAGATGGCTGTGCTGCTAAGTGCCGCCGATTGGGCTGATGGCATCTTTAAGCAACTGTTGATTGAGCGTTTAGTGAATCAAGCCCCCATGGGGCTGATCGGTCTTTTGCTCATGCTTCTGGGCTCGCGCCTTGACCAACCGGAGACGGCAAGACCTCCGATTCGTTGGCTGGTTTGCGTGATCTCTGCGTTGTTGGCGATTTTGATGATCGTGGTCGTTCCTGTCTCGATCTCAGGCAATCAGAACCTCTCGGGTGAATCGGATCAAACGCTTGAGCAGCAAAAGGGTCAGTTGGAGATGGCTCGCCAGCAATCGGCTAATCCCGAGAACGTGAAGATGCTGGGCAATCAGCTTTCCCAGGCAGGACAGTTGCCTGCTGACGCCAGTGAGGATGACAAGGTCAAAGCTGCTCAGGCTTTCATCGAGAAGCAGCTGGCGCAGATGGAACAGCAGATCAAGCAGGGGGAACGTCAGCGCAACCTTGCTGTCAATCAGCGTCGCTTCGGCGGCACATTGAGTGCGGTGATACTTGCCGTTGCTTTCGTGCTCTTGGCTCTGGCGGCCGTGATCTAA